GCAACATTACACCCACGTTTCAATATTATTATGGACTATATTAATATTGAGGAAAAAATTTCTACTGCTGATATCGTATTCACTGCAGAAGGTAGTTTAGATTTTCAAACTCCAAATGGAAAAATTCCAGCGGAGGTTGCACGTATTGCGAAAAAGAATAACATCCCTGTGATTGCGATTACTGGGACAATCGGTAAAGGAGCAAATTTAAATTATCGTGCGGGTATAGATGCTTACAGTAGTATTATTCAAAAACCAACAACTTTAGAAAAGGCGATGAAAAGGGCGCCAAAGTGGATTGAGGAAAGTACAGAATGCATACTGCGACAAGTTGCTATTGGCTTAGGAATTGGTGAAAGAAAATTGCTAAGGGAAGGCATGAATCAAAAGTGATGTCACGAATGGAGAAACGATTAGAAAAGCAGAATTGGATCAAATCACGGGTAAGCCAATTATCAACGAAGTCGTTCGTAATTATCAGCATACATGTCCTACTAATAGTACTGATCCTATCCATAGGTCGTTTAGATTTTAATGGAAAGATAGCTTTATTCGCATTTTTATCAGCAATGACGCTATGGATCACAACTAAAATACCCGCAGGATTCGTAGCGATTACACTTATTATGTTTATCATTATGATGAATGCAGCAGGTACGGAATTGTTATACAAATCACTATCTGAGAAGGTAGTATGGTTAATGATTGGTTCTTTTATTATCGGTGAAGCAGTGAAACGATCTGGATTAGCAGAACGATTAACACGTTCTGTATGCAGAAGGTCAACGAAAAAAAGCAATGTGCTTTTTGGAATAGGTTCGGTTTTCTTTGCATCTGCATTTTTCATTCCATCTACCTCAGGTCGAGCTGCATTATCTAAACCGATTGTGAATCAGCTAGGTGAAAAGCTTTCAACTAAAGAGCAACGCGTATTGGCTATTATTACACCTGTACTTATATTAATGAGCACGTCAGCAACATTAATAGGTGCAGGATCTCATTTAATCGGAGTCTCTTTACTGGAAAGTACATCTGGTCAAACCATTTCGTATTTAAAATGGTTTCTATGGGGAGTGCCATTTGCGCTCGTTGTTACGCTTGTTTCATTTTTTATCATTAAATGGTGCTTGTGGCCAAAAGGTGAAACTGCAGAGATGGATGTAAAACCAGAAGAAAAAACAATGCAAGAAACTCAGTTATGTGGGGCTGAGAAGAAGACACTGATTTTGATTTCATTTTTAATTGCAGGCTGGATGACAGAAACGATCCATGGCTATGATATTGCATTTATTACAATGATAGGTGCTATCCTGGTCATGATACCGAAATACGGGATCATTCGTTGGAAAGAAGGACTAGCGGCGGTATCTTGGAGTTTGATTTTATTTGTTGCTGCTGCAACGGCGCTAGGAAAAGTGTTAGTCGATACAGGTGTAGTCCACTGGATTGAAAACGAAATGCTGCATGTACTGAATCTGTTTGTAGGAGCTCCAGATTGGCTCATTGTTTTCATTATCTTGGTTGTAACCGTAACGAGCCATTTGTATATTACCTCTCATTCGACACGAGCGATTATCTTTATTCCAAGTTTATTGATGTTTAGCGAGACAATAGGGGTTAATCCTGTTGCAGTTGTTTTCTTGAGTTTAATTGGGATGAACTATTGTGTTACATTTCCGGTTAGTTCCAAAGCATTGCTGTTTTTTTATGAGGAAGGCGACATATCCTATGATGCTAGTAATCTATTAAAGATGAGTGCTATATTAATGCCCCTCTATATACTTCTTATGATGTTATTTTATTTTTCGTATTGGCAATGGGTAGGGATGGGATTATAGAAGCTTGCAACTGTAAGGATATTCATTTCTACTAGTATTTAATTGAAAAAGGTGGAGAAACACTCCACCTTGTAAGTCACATTTATCAGAATAAGGCGTTCCAGAGTAACAGCCGTGTTTCTTAGCCGCATGCTAATAACAAATATACACAAGAAAATTAATCATGTTGTTATGTTCTTTTCTTTCAATAAATCGCCCAATTTTTGCAAATGGTCTATAGAATGAGAGCTCGTTCGTTTGCCTATTTCTATTACAAGTGTTTCAAGCAGTGCCATAGTTGGTACAATGGAGTATTGTTTGTCGCTTGCTTGTGTATGAAAAACAATTTCAGCATAAGAGGCTACCGGACAGGAGTAATGGTCAGTAATCAAGATAAAAGGATGCCCTTGTTGATAGCAATATTCTGCTACCTTTAAGCTTAATGTTGTAAATGGCGACTGAGCTATTAAAATAAGCAGGTCACCTTTTTTAAATTGCAGGATCCGGTCAAAAATAAATTCATGATCATAGCTTAGTTGTCTTGTTTTCGGATAAAATTCAGCAAGCAGATTCTCAAAATAAATCGCAGCCACTTTTGATGTGCGCAAACCTAAGACATTGATGGTATCCATGCGAAGTATTAATTGAACTGCTTTCTCCATGTTTTCAATTAAGTTATCATTCATCGTTTCATTTAATAGATAATTAATTTCATTCCAGGCAGTAGCCATTGCTGGGATTTCGGAATCTGATTCATTATCTATAAAAGACCTTTGCAAATGCCACCAAGTAGAATTCCCCGAATTAATCGTAAAATGATGGAATTCCTTTTTAAATTCCTGAAAGCTATCATAACCCAATGCTTTTACTACTCGTAATATAGTCGTTGTACCGATACCAACCTTTTCCGCTAGTTCGGTAATAGTTAAGACACCTACAGATTTGTAATTTTCAATGATGTATTCACAAAGGATTCTTTGTTTTTTCGGCAGGAAGTCCTTTTTGGATAATATGGTATCAAGAATATTGGGGTTGTCCATTTCATATTCATTCCCTCTGTCAACATGGATTTTATACTAATACTTTAATGCTAACTTAATAATAATGAAGTCGTCAAGGGATGGAATTCCAACTTTACAGAATTTTTGGGATTTAATACTTTCTCTTAAAGAAATGAGACATCTTATAATCCATGTAAATAGGGAGAGCTTTTGATTGTTTATCCAAATTCCCCAGATTTTATAATTTAGTGTATGAAAAAGGAAAAAAAGTACCTTTTCAAAATAAAAAGTGTTTACAATATTCCAAAACGCTGTTATTATTAAATTGAAGGTTCAGATTATTTTAAAAGAGGAGTGAATGTATGAGGGATAAATCATGAAAACGAAGTAAACCACTGATTATCTATTGGTAGGGTGGTTGAACGATAGTTATTGCATTTGCTTTGGGAATCAGGGTGGCCAGTTTATTGGCGGACATGAAGCTAATCCAATCTATGGATATGAAGGCAGCGCCTGACAAGGGAATACCAAGTAATCTTTCCAATCCAGCAAAACTTCAAATGTCACGATTTAACGGAATGATTATTTTATAATGAAGGATGGGTTATTCATTTGCTGTTATGGATGACATGATTGTAAGCGCTTTATATGAGGTGGCTTACAGTGCGCTTGGTGCAAAATATTGTAACCCTGATGCTGTGATTCTTGGATTAATATGCTGCGGAATTGAAGCGCATATACAGGCTGCTGGGCTGCCTGGCATTATCGCATTTAGGTGTCTCACTTCATTACATTTAAAAGGAGGGTAAAAATGGAATTCACACCTTGGACAATTTTTATTGATTTTGGTTTTATATGTCTGTTGTTGGTAGTAGGAACTTTGTTAAGGGCAAAAATAAAGGCTATTCAATTTCTGTTTTTGCCAGCCAGTTTATTGGCGGGATTAATGGGCTTGATTCTCGGTCCTAATGGGTTTGGCATTATACCTTTTTCTGATAACTTAAGTACGTATACGAGTATATTAATTGCACTCATCTTTGGTTCACTACCTCTAAGTGCAGCGAAAATACCTATTAAAGGAATAGCTAATCGAATTGGCAGTATGTGGTCTTTTGCCCAGTCACTGACGATTTTTCAGTGGGGTGGAGGAATGCTTTTTGCTCTTCTAGTGTTAAAGCTGTTTTGGACTGATATACCGAACGGGTTTGGATTAGTTCTTGCTGCTGGGTTTGTAGGAGGTCATGGAACTGCGGCTGCAATTGGTGATGCTTTTTCAGATACGTGGGCAGATGCCGGCACCTTAGCAATGACGTCTGCTACAATGGGGATTATTTGTGCTATTGTTGGTGGTCTGTTTTTAATTAAAAGAAGCACTATCAAAGGACAAACATCCTATATTAGTGATTTTAAAAGCTTGCCTGGAGAGCTGCGTTCAGGATTAGTGCCTAAGGGCAGCCGTGGTTCTATTGGAGATGGTACGGTATCTTCCATTTCAATTGATCCGCTTGTATATCATCTTGCCCTTATAGGAGTTATTGCAACAGCCGGCTATTACTTAAGTGAATGGGGAACAACTCTTTTTCCGCAAATCTCCATTCCAGTATTCAGTACAGCGTTCATTGCTGGTTTAATAATAAATAGGCTTTTACGTACTGTTAAAGCAAGTGATTATGTAGATAAACAGATAATTGACCGAATTAGTGGTGCTGCAACCGATTTATTAGTTGCTTTTGGGATAGCATCCATTAATTTAGCAGTTGTTGTAAATTATGCTTTGCCGTTAGCATTGCTGCTAGTATTCGGGCTATTGCTAGTAACCATATTCTTTTACTTTATTGCCCCACGACTTTTTAAAGAAAATTGGTTTGAAAAGGCTATATTCTCATGGGGCTGGGGAACCGGAACTGTAGCAATGGGTATCGCGTTATTGCGCATTGTTGATCCAGAGCTCAAAAGTAAAACACTTGATGACTATGCACTCGCCTATGTTGGTGTTGGTACAGTAGACATTTTAATTGTTAGTTTAGCTCCTGTACTCATAATGACAGGCCAACACTGGCCATTTACACTTGTTGCTCTGGCTATTGGTACTCTGGTTCTAATTCTTTCAAAATGGATGGGGTGGTGGAGCTATTCTGCAGCTAAACAAGAGAGTAGAAGAAATATAAGTTAAATGCTTAAAGCAAGTAAACTAGATAAATATAATTTGAGTATGATCTGTTAACAGTCCTCCCTTACAATCAACTTAAAAGGGAGAAGGATCTCTCCCTTTGTTCAGAAAGGAGTATGCATTCCAGGTTTTATACAACCATTTACTCTGTAAACATTTTATGGAGGCGCTATCATTATATGAGAATGGTGT
This region of Oceanobacillus sp. FSL K6-2867 genomic DNA includes:
- a CDS encoding SLC13 family permease; this translates as MEKRLEKQNWIKSRVSQLSTKSFVIISIHVLLIVLILSIGRLDFNGKIALFAFLSAMTLWITTKIPAGFVAITLIMFIIMMNAAGTELLYKSLSEKVVWLMIGSFIIGEAVKRSGLAERLTRSVCRRSTKKSNVLFGIGSVFFASAFFIPSTSGRAALSKPIVNQLGEKLSTKEQRVLAIITPVLILMSTSATLIGAGSHLIGVSLLESTSGQTISYLKWFLWGVPFALVVTLVSFFIIKWCLWPKGETAEMDVKPEEKTMQETQLCGAEKKTLILISFLIAGWMTETIHGYDIAFITMIGAILVMIPKYGIIRWKEGLAAVSWSLILFVAAATALGKVLVDTGVVHWIENEMLHVLNLFVGAPDWLIVFIILVVTVTSHLYITSHSTRAIIFIPSLLMFSETIGVNPVAVVFLSLIGMNYCVTFPVSSKALLFFYEEGDISYDASNLLKMSAILMPLYILLMMLFYFSYWQWVGMGL
- a CDS encoding MurR/RpiR family transcriptional regulator, producing the protein MDNPNILDTILSKKDFLPKKQRILCEYIIENYKSVGVLTITELAEKVGIGTTTILRVVKALGYDSFQEFKKEFHHFTINSGNSTWWHLQRSFIDNESDSEIPAMATAWNEINYLLNETMNDNLIENMEKAVQLILRMDTINVLGLRTSKVAAIYFENLLAEFYPKTRQLSYDHEFIFDRILQFKKGDLLILIAQSPFTTLSLKVAEYCYQQGHPFILITDHYSCPVASYAEIVFHTQASDKQYSIVPTMALLETLVIEIGKRTSSHSIDHLQKLGDLLKEKNITT
- a CDS encoding sodium/glutamate symporter; this encodes MEFTPWTIFIDFGFICLLLVVGTLLRAKIKAIQFLFLPASLLAGLMGLILGPNGFGIIPFSDNLSTYTSILIALIFGSLPLSAAKIPIKGIANRIGSMWSFAQSLTIFQWGGGMLFALLVLKLFWTDIPNGFGLVLAAGFVGGHGTAAAIGDAFSDTWADAGTLAMTSATMGIICAIVGGLFLIKRSTIKGQTSYISDFKSLPGELRSGLVPKGSRGSIGDGTVSSISIDPLVYHLALIGVIATAGYYLSEWGTTLFPQISIPVFSTAFIAGLIINRLLRTVKASDYVDKQIIDRISGAATDLLVAFGIASINLAVVVNYALPLALLLVFGLLLVTIFFYFIAPRLFKENWFEKAIFSWGWGTGTVAMGIALLRIVDPELKSKTLDDYALAYVGVGTVDILIVSLAPVLIMTGQHWPFTLVALAIGTLVLILSKWMGWWSYSAAKQESRRNIS